In one window of Escherichia coli DSM 30083 = JCM 1649 = ATCC 11775 DNA:
- the yddE gene encoding PhzF family isomerase, with the protein MKPQVYHVDAFTSQPFRGNSAGVVFPADNLSEAQMQLIARELGHSETAFLLHSDDSDVRIRYFTPTVEVPICGHATVAAHYVRAKVLGLGNCTVWQTSLAGKHRVTIEKQNDDYRISLEQGTPGFEPPLTGETRAAIINALHLTEDDILQGLPIQVATTGHSKVMIPLKPEVDIDALSPDLAALTAISKQIGCNGFFPFQIRPGKSETDGRMFSPAIGIVEDPVTGNANGPMGAWLVHHNVLSHDGNVLRVKGHQGRALGRDGVIDVTVTIRDNQPEKVTISGAAVILFHAEWAIEL; encoded by the coding sequence TTTTCCCCGCCGATAATCTCAGTGAAGCGCAAATGCAGCTTATCGCCCGCGAGTTAGGTCATTCGGAAACTGCTTTTCTGCTGCACAGCGACGACAGCGATGTGCGCATCCGCTACTTTACGCCAACGGTTGAAGTTCCGATTTGTGGTCACGCGACAGTAGCTGCGCACTATGTACGTGCAAAGGTGTTAGGTTTAGGAAATTGCACGGTCTGGCAAACATCGCTGGCAGGAAAACATCGTGTGACTATCGAAAAGCAAAATGATGATTATCGTATTTCGCTGGAACAAGGTACTCCAGGCTTTGAGCCACCACTGACAGGTGAAACACGAGCGGCAATTATCAACGCGCTTCATCTCACTGAAGACGATATTTTGCAAGGCTTGCCAATCCAGGTGGCTACCACCGGACACTCAAAAGTGATGATTCCACTGAAGCCGGAAGTGGATATCGACGCCCTTTCGCCTGACCTTGCTGCGCTGACCGCAATCAGCAAGCAGATTGGCTGCAATGGTTTCTTCCCGTTCCAGATCCGCCCAGGCAAAAGCGAAACCGACGGTCGCATGTTCTCGCCTGCGATTGGTATTGTGGAAGATCCGGTGACCGGGAATGCCAATGGTCCGATGGGCGCATGGTTAGTACATCACAACGTATTATCCCACGATGGCAACGTGTTGCGTGTTAAAGGCCATCAGGGGCGCGCATTGGGGCGTGATGGTGTAATTGATGTGACGGTGACAATTCGAGATAACCAACCGGAGAAAGTCACCATTTCTGGCGCGGCGGTGATTTTGTTTCATGCCGAATGGGCAATTGAACTCTGA
- the nhoA gene encoding N-hydroxyarylamine O-acetyltransferase translates to MTPILNHYFARINWLGAAAANIDTLRALHLKHNCTIPFENLDVLLPREIQLDDQSLEDKLVIARRGGYCFEQNGVFERVLRELGFNVRSLLGRVVLSNPPALPPRTHRLLLVELEGEKWIADVGFGGQTLTAPIRLMPDIMQTTPHGEYRLLQEGDDWVLQFNHHQHWQSMYRFDLCEQQQSDYVMGNFWSAHWPQSHFRHHLLMCRHLPDGGKLTLTNFHFTHYENGHAVEQRNLPDVASLYAVMQEQFGLGVDDAKHGFTVDELALVMAAFDTHPEAGK, encoded by the coding sequence ATGACGCCCATTCTGAATCATTATTTTGCCCGTATTAACTGGTTGGGAGCTGCTGCGGCCAATATTGATACGCTGCGTGCATTGCACCTGAAACACAATTGCACCATTCCGTTTGAAAATCTCGACGTTTTGCTGCCGAGGGAAATACAGCTTGATGATCAATCGCTGGAAGATAAACTGGTGATAGCCCGTCGTGGCGGTTACTGTTTTGAGCAGAATGGCGTGTTTGAGCGGGTGTTACGCGAGCTGGGGTTTAACGTTCGCAGCTTGTTAGGTCGCGTAGTGTTATCAAATCCGCCAGCATTACCGCCGCGCACCCATCGTTTGCTGTTGGTGGAACTGGAAGGGGAAAAATGGATTGCTGATGTCGGTTTCGGTGGGCAGACGCTAACCGCGCCGATTCGTTTAATGCCGGATATCATGCAAACCACGCCACACGGAGAGTATCGGTTGTTGCAAGAGGGTGATGATTGGGTATTGCAGTTTAATCATCATCAGCACTGGCAGTCGATGTACCGTTTTGATCTCTGCGAGCAGCAACAAAGCGATTATGTGATGGGCAATTTCTGGTCGGCGCACTGGCCGCAGTCGCATTTTCGCCATCATTTGCTGATGTGTCGCCATTTGCCGGACGGTGGCAAGCTAACGCTGACCAATTTTCATTTTACCCATTATGAAAATGGGCACGCAGTTGAGCAGCGAAATCTACCAGATGTGGCGTCGTTATATGCCGTGATGCAGGAACAGTTTGGTCTGGGCGTAGATGATGCGAAACATGGCTTTACTGTGGATGAGTTAGCGCTGGTGATGGCGGCGTTTGATACGCACCCGGAGGCGGGAAAATAA